The stretch of DNA attagaGGATGGTGAAGAGAGGGATGCTGaggttttattgatttatattgATATGCTCGTCTTTGTGCAGGATATTCACACTTCCAGAATTGGTGCTCATGTTCTTCCGTGCGGCCATCTTCTACACAAGTACGACTCAGTCTCAGATGTTAAGACTGGATTTGAAAAGCAGTTGCACAAATGAACGCATCTATATATTCTTTAAACTCAGTAATAGTCTTTCAATATTAATTTTATGACAATAATACAATGATTTATGTTTGTTCATTCTCTGCAGGACCTGCTTTGATGATATGGTCAGAACAGGGTATGTCTCATAAGCCATTTTGTCCTTGTAactatttgttttatatatttcatGCATATGTTGACATTTATCCAGTACGTTTTtgtctctacacacacacacacttacaccaACTTTAAAGATGCTGTCAGTGtaacatttcttttaaagtcaGTAAGTATTAGTGAGTAAATAAGTCTTAAATAGCTCTATATTCTGAGAGCATCCTCTGGTCTAGAGTGTTTGGTCAGTGTTGTGGGTCTCTCATTCTCAGGCATGAACTCTGGATAATCCAGACTTTTGTGTCCAAACATGATCAATCTCCAGACTTCAGTCTCATCAAAAAGAAACTTTGCTACAATCCCACAACACCCAGTCAAATCAGGAGCCAGAAGTCCACTATTAGTGAATAAATGCCCTCTCACCTAACATGCTCATGAAATGAACAGTAGTTCCACATCTCAGTTAAACGGCTAACCTAATTGTCATCCTAACCCTTTTGAAGTTATGTAGACTGaccaacatgtcctcacaaagatggtATTtaaccacccacacacacacacacacacacacacagagtctgcgTTGTCTTGTATCGGCACTGTCTGATCAAGTAAGATTATGGAATACATGATAAACCTGATTACAAACTGCTTGAATGTATATTTGCTGTAAACAGGTTACTGCAGTTCATGTAGATTCCCCACATATATTATTAAGTAACCTGGATACAAAATACTGAGAGCTTCCACCACGTCCATGTCATATTTCCATGTTTGTTTCAGAGCGTACCGCTGCCCTCTGTGTATGCACTCTGCCTGGAACATGGAGGACAACTGGGAACAGATAGATGTAGAGATTGCCCAGTCACCGATGCCCACTGAGTACCAGGGTGCAACTGTCAAAGTAAGATGCTCAATAAATATGCTCAAATGCACAAAAGTACAATGTATTGTGTTGAATTAATTACAGTCTGTGCCtgcaatacatttacatttaagtatttagcagacgctttcatccaaagcgactttcaaaagaggaaaaagagaagtcttggaaagaactccacgagataggaacagtggactgacagaggttGAGAGTGCTGAGGTGGTCcaaagtgcagaaggagattgtaaataagtgctaggacagaagacgCTCTTGGAAGAGCTTCAGGGATGcccccctgttctggtagcgctcattccaccagcgtggaacgacgcatgaaaagagtctggattgtcttgtgcaccaccagacgacaatcctttgatggaGCATAAAGTCGAGGAGTAACATGAGCCTTGAGGAGAGCGTTTAATAGAGAGCAGCAGTAACAGCCCACTTTTAGAATACAGGTTCTGGATGGTCTTCAGTTGGCAGTTGGTAAAACATTTGCAGGAAACAACTAAACATTGAACCAAATGTTTTAGTTATAAGCATGGACAAACCAAGTATTAAACATTTTGTAATCTGTTCCCTTGTCTCTCCTCACCAAAGATTGTATGTAACGATTGCCAAGCCCACTGCACCGCGCCTTTCCATGTGCTGGGCATGAAGTGCAGCGGCTGTGGCTCTTACAACACGGCACAGGAGGGAGGACTCCTCCAGCAGCCGCAACGACAGCCAGCAGAGCAGGACGCTGCGGtggaagaagcagaaacagacacagagccCGAGCAGCAAGATCAACCTGAGTAACACACGTCACATTATTTTTAGAGCCCAAATGAATCCCCTCTGTCTTGTCCACTTAATTGTGGTAACTTGGGTTGATTATAACAGTACACAGATCCATCCTCCTTTTGATGGTTTATTACAAACATCTTTTGTCTGCAGCCCAATAAACatatcccagcatgcactgggCAAGGAAAACAATATCTGTCCCATTCAGacatctgtcctgagtgatcTCACGAGTACCTGTCTGAACACTCCCAATCCATtctgaatgtgtcctcagatgtgtgaactagagctgaaacgatgaatcgattattaatcgattactaaattaatcgacaactattttggaagcttttttcatgattaaaacaagatttccaattgtttaagcttcttaaatgtgaatatcttcttaatttctttgctctggaaaacaaagaaatcattaaaagttaatatttttggtttgtggacaaaacaagacatttgagaacatcatcatttccaggtttgacgaacaccgataaaccttttttaaggttttctgatatttatggaccaaacgattaatcgaaaaaataatcgacagattaatcgattatgaaaataatcgttagctgcagctctagtgtGAACACAGTCTGtcctctgactcactgcagTATTTCACGCTCATCAGCATTCATACATTGATGTATTCGTAGCCACTGTCACGATATTGACTCTGATCCTTACATCCTTACTTCTTGTTCAAATTGGTAAAATCGTATTTCATGTTACAACAGTGCAGGTAGTGCTTTGATTCTCTCAACTCCTCCCTAACTTTTGTACCACCAGACTTGATGAAGATAAGTTCTCATCAGTGTGTCAATCTGTGTTTTCCTCGTGGTACAggtcggtttggtacagtacagtatagtctGGAATTGTAAAGCCCTGAGAACTGCTACTTAGTTTTTCAACAGTTCATGCACTGGTTCAACTTGATAGAAAAGTGGCATAATTGAGTATCTGTTCTGGTGGTCACAGCATATTCACAGTATAAGACTACGACTACGTAAGTCAGTCTTTACACCGAGTTAACTGACAGGCTGGTTGCTGTGTTGTGAGGCAGATTTATGACCCACTTCCTCACCATAAGAATTGAATGAAAGGGAACACGTCGTAGTTCATTCAtctcctgctgtttgtttgtcaaaA from Solea solea chromosome 8, fSolSol10.1, whole genome shotgun sequence encodes:
- the rchy1 gene encoding RING finger and CHY zinc finger domain-containing protein 1, encoding MASVAGCEHYVRSCLLKASCCGKLYVCRLCHDAEENHQMDRFKVREVQCSECLTVQQAQQSCQQCQVQFGEYYCNICHLFDKDKKQYHCQPCGICRIGPREKYFHCDKCNLCLAKDLQGNHKCVENVSRQNCPVCMEDIHTSRIGAHVLPCGHLLHKTCFDDMVRTGAYRCPLCMHSAWNMEDNWEQIDVEIAQSPMPTEYQGATVKIVCNDCQAHCTAPFHVLGMKCSGCGSYNTAQEGGLLQQPQRQPAEQDAAVEEAETDTEPEQQDQPE